CGGGTTAGAACTTTGAACATTATTGGAATACAACATCTTCCACCAAATTTACAGAAAAGCCAGAAATGAATTTGGAAGGAGAAAAAAACTAGCTGTGGGTGTGGGTAATATGAACTGTTTTTTCTGTGAAGTCATGTTTCACGGGTCTGTGTGTATGTAGATCCTATCCTGCAACTGGTTAGTACATTTGAGCTTGGTTGAACTTCATAACTTTAAGTTCCAGACGAGAGGATACATCACCTTCCACccaaatttacaaatcaacataaaGATGAATTTGAAACAAACACACATAATCTACGAGAGTCGTGGACGATACGATCTTCCAGCCATCACCGGTACAGCTTGCCTCCAGATCTCTACAATTTTCGATATCCAATGTACGGAGGTTGTGCATGTCTTTTATCTCTGTTGGCACGTACTCCCAAGAACACCTGCGGATGTGCAAATCTTGGAGTGCCTTAAGTTGTCCTAATCGTGGGGGTATCTTTGAGTTTGAACCATTCCAAGACAAAGATACTAGAGTATTAGAGAGATGTTGCGGCAGTGACTTTAAATTAGAGCACTCAGTCATTTTCAGTTTTCGCAGACATGGCATGATACCTTCTGTTGATCCGGGTTCCCACCATTGCAAACTCTGCATTTCTAACAAATGGAGTTTGTACAACTTTGGAAAGACTGCCTCCGATGTAGTTACCACATCCGTGCGCAGTCCATAAAACTCATTTCCGATTTCTTTCAAACTATGCATCTGTCTTGTGTTGATGGTTTCAAGAGACTGCAGTTTCCCCAGTGCTGGCAACTTCTTTAACGCACCACATCGTCGAATTTCTATTTTACGAAGACGAGGCATAATATTGGTGATCTGGTCGGCACATTCTTCTGCACCAAAAGCCCATTCCTCCAAGCTGTCTGCTCCGCAAATTTCAAGGGTTTCCAACCCCGGGAAGGCCACTCTTTTAGCATGAGCGTCGCCATAAAATTCAGATCCGATGTGTTTCAAATTATCCACATCTCTGATATATAGCTCTTTGAGCAACCCAAGTTTCCCCAAAGCTGGTAATGCTTTCAAGCCGCAATTCCGAAGCTCTAATTCACCAAGGCATGGCATAACATCGACCCCTTCTGGACCAGCTCCTGCTGTTGCAAAGACGTCCCACTCCTCCAACATAGGTGCTCCATTTATCACAAGCTTTCTGAGCTTTGGAAATGGCACACCGCCAGCATAACCACCACCATCGCCATAAAACTCAGTCCCGATGTGCTTCACATTATCCAGACAAGAAATGTTGAGATACTCAAGCGACGGTAGTTTCCCAAAAGCGGGTAGTGCTTTCAGATTTATACAATCATCAAGATCAACTTGATGAAGTAATGGAAAAATGTCAAAACCTCTACTACTTTTTAGTGTCAAGTCTACCAAGCAATGCGCTTTCGAAATTCGAAGTGTATTGAGTTGTGGAAATGCCGCCCTGTGACCATCACCACCATAAAATTCAGGGCCGATGTGTTTCAGTTGGTGCATATCAAGCATACTGAGATGTTCAAGTGATGGCAATGCAGGTAACTCCACGCAATCACAGTGATCTAATTCCAAATTACGGAGGTTAGGCAACATTTCAATCCAGTTTGAGAACTTGGAACCTCTGTAATTCATTATCTCCAACTTCCCCAACAATGAAGGAGGATGTAGGGCAGCAAAAACATCAACCACTGTCTTTACTGGTGCTATCTCAAAGTTCTCAGATTTTTCTCTCCATGTGAAATAGAAGAAACAAGGGATTCTGGGTTGAATGAATCTTCAGAACAAAAGAAAGATAAATGTCGGGGATTTAGTGATTGTATGTCGGTGCTAGTGTCTGACAGAGTAAGGTATGTGAGAAATTGTGCAAAATCATGCATATCGCAGTGTATTATATTACCATCCAAGTCCTGCTCGAAATTCTGGAAAAATGACTGAGCGGCTAACCTGTTGAAATACTCTTTGCCGACTGCCTCTCCTCCTGATCCTGCTGTGGACACACAATAAGACCTTGTGCCATCCACATGCTGATTAGTTCGTCCTGATGGATTTCATGACCTTTAGGAAAGATTGCGCAATAGACAAAACAGGCTCTTACAGGTGGTGGTAAATCATAGTAGCTCAACAAGAGAGCAGGCTTCAAAATACCGTCTTCAGCTTTTTCTTGTAGCCGAATGAATTCGTTATCCATTACCGTCTGCCAGTCGATGATGTTTTCTTTTACGCGCAAGTGATTTCCTAAAACTTTTGCAGAACCTTTACACTTGTTTGCTATTTCTTTGCCAATGTTTATCCAAGCTTCGTTATGCACTTTATCCGCATTCTTTCCTCGAAAAGCTAGTCTACTTAAAAGTTGCCAGCAGTATTTCTCCGATAAGATTCCCAAGAGGTGACTGTAATTTGAACCAATCATATCAGCAACGCTTTTCTTTCGAGTGATCACCAAAATTCGACTTCCTTGTGCAGCATTTTTGAAGGCGACTCTGAAAGGTTCCCACTTGCTATCGTCGTCCGTCCACATATCATCAAGAGCAAGTAAAAATCTGCTTTTCTTGACAGATTCACACAAAAGCTTGTGCAAATCATCGTTCCATCCAGATAAATGTTCCGGGACGTGAACACCTGCCCCTCGGATAATCTCCTTGGCAATCCTGGTCTGATCAAAATAATCAGACACTGACACCCATATGACCGTATCGAAATGGCTCTTCACGCCATCTTCATTGAACACTAGTTGAGCCAGAGTAGCTTTGCCAAGTCCTCACATCCCAATTATAGATATGATAAAGGGGTTAGTAGGATTATTACTGCCACTGTCGTCCAGCAGCATACTTGATATCTTTTTTTGATCTTACCAACAATATCGGATTCATCAATGATGGAGCTAGTTGGTAGTCGCTCACCAGCAGGAGGAAGATAGCTGTTCAAGGACAGCTTATCCCTGTCGCTAATAATATCATCCAATTCTATCCTCAGCTCTTTGATTTTCGAACCAATTTCATGGCGCAGAGCAACTTTACCAAAACAAGAGCAACAGGAGGAAAAATAAGAACCCATCTTGTTGTTTTTGCGGATTATTTTCTTGTTATTGCTGCTGGTGCTGGCACCATCAGTACCAGCATCTCTGAACCGTTGCAACCATAAACTCACACCCGCATTTGCAGTTTCATTTGTGATCTTCTTCATCTCTGCATCATAGAGCAGAGCTTGGATGGCCTGAAAGGAATCGGTGAGCTTCTTCACCTCGTTTTTAGCACCCATCACTAACTGGAAATGTTCTTCCAGCTTATTTAGGGCGACAGAGGCAAGACGCTCAAGAACTACCGAAGCAATTGCTTCTGCAGCCATATTGAGAAGTAATAGATGACTTAGATGAAAAGAAGGAAGAGCAGTAGTAGGAGTATGTTGTGTGAGTCCATCAAACCTCTATCATGTCTATTTATATTGTGCGAGTCATTTTAACGGCGTCagaaattttatattattattatacgAGAAAATAAATCATACAGTAGAATATTTGCTtttcaattttgaattttattcTCTTCCCTGTCTTGGTGGGGTACACAATTTTAGCGCTTGCTTGTGTCCTGAACCGAATCTAGATGACTTGAAGTCCACTCAAAGACCAAAGCAAAGAAGCCTATTTTGCCGTGTATAGTCTTTGGATGTCTTTTAGGTAACTTGGAAGAGATATCATACTTTTGAGAAAGTGTCCAAGTGCAGTCTAATTGGAATTGCTTTTACTGTAACATCGTACGATTTAGTAGGGTTGATagacaaaaagaaagaagaagaagatcctcaattttcaaattaattaaGCACGGTAAAATAGAAGCAATCAAAGCTCCGCCCTCAGAGCCAATCCTTATCCTGAGGTTACGGATTCATTTTGCCGACTTCCCTTATCTACATTGTTCCATCAACCAGAGGCTGTTCATCTTGGAGACCAGATGCGGTTATGAGTATGACCGGGCGTGGATGGCACTCGGTCTTCAGGATTTTCAAGGGCCGCCTTGTATTTGCATTTCCTTTAAAGATTTGGTGGGTCACTTGGGATACAAATAGGATGCTTGTTTTTTGTTGACTCGACTCGGTTCTGTAGGAGTGGAATACCGCACATATCAATAATTATGCGAGATAAGGATTATCTGATATAAGCGAGGATTATCGCGCATGGCAAAGTTGAAGTGACAtattggatgatgtcagcaaagtcacgagtaaagtgtgatgttctatgcgaagtataagttgtgcgagaatgagtgagtgtacatgagcgagtgtatcgcacaatgattccgaaaatagtggatctcttagttgtcatccactacgaggaatcctatataaaggaaagaggtcatcacatagagagagatcttttcgtgtgtgttagacaagaaactaagagagagaaagtttgtTTGGAGAGTAAGTAAAGTCGTTGTAAAGTCATTATTATCCATTGTATCCAATTATAatccttgaaaattaataaagAATTCATGATGATTACTTGAGTGATTGTTTAGGTAAattggggtgtggttgtaggttttcctgcaactacatttttggcgccagaAACAGCTTTGGGTGATAAATCCGGGTAGTAAATTCATAAGAATCTTGGAAAAAGTAAGATCTGGAAATTGAAGATAGATCTGAGAACTTTTGGTGAAGGtacaaaagaataataaaaatctacGGAGAAAGCAAGAATCCTAAAAATACAAGGAAGAGGTAGAGATATACAATGTAATtctataacaaaaacatcaatctCTGATGCGGATTTTCAAGAAAGAATAACAGGTAGAATTCACAAGAGAAATTATGAAGAAAGGAAGGTGGAAACGGTGGAAAAAGAATCTCCATTAAAAGAATGGGAAAAAGTGGAGATTACATTTGCAGTagacgaaatttcggaagaaaatttaaagaggacagaTCCGTTGGTAATTACAGTCACAGCCGAGCGAGGAGAAAACATtttaatgaaaaagaaatcagaaacatGGGCGATTGATAGAACACTGATAGATACAGGAAGTGGAGTTGATGTcttattttatcgcacattcaaagcaATGGGATATGAAGATGCAGAAATGACACATCCAACTTATAATGTTCATGGATTCAATAAAGCAATCAcaaaccaaaaggagaaattgtgaTGTGAATATTACTTGGAGAAGTAGTAACAAAGATAAcattgtgtgtgattgatatagaatcaccatacaacatgttattgggaagaccatggatacacggGACAAAAGCCGTAGCATCAACACTACATCAGTGCATCAGATTCCCAATCCCGAGTGGTATAGGTGAAACTAAAGGAGATGTAAAGAGTGGAAGATTTGCAATCAGATAGATGTAAGAAATTATGAAGGGAGAGCAAAGAAGCGAAAGGATCGCTGGAGAAAAGCAAAAGAACTAAAAAAGGAGGACGAGTTTCGGATGTACATGATTAGAGCGAAAGAGGGGAAAGGAATACCAGGTGAAGCACCAACGAAGGAAGGTGAACAGATTAAGAAGATTaaggaaccaacaccaatgggagaacaaAGCAAACTTTACCGCAGTGGAACCAacgaaagaaataaatgttggatcTGAAGAAaagccaaaaatattaaaaataggaACCAAaatggaaaaagaagaagaagaaaaaacggtAAATATCTTGCGAGAATATAATGATATCTTCGCATGGAGTATGGAGGAAATGCCAGGGATAGATCCGTCTGTCGCATGTCATAAATTGAacattaaaaaaaatgtaaagcCACTTAAGCAAAGAATAAGGAACATCGCAATTGATTATCATCCACAAATAGAAGCAGGTTGCAAAAGATGTtggatgcaggaattataagggaagcgaaatatccagaatggatagcaaatatggtggTAGTTCCAAAAAAGAACAACGGGATACAGATCTGcgtagatttcactgatttaaataaAGCGTGTCCGAAAGATAGTTTTCCTTTACCAGTATCCCTAAAATGGTGGAATCGACATCATGAAATGATAGAGTCTCAATGTTGGATGAGTATAAAGGTTATAATCAAATTccattagatgaagaagatcaagaacatactgatttcttcgcaccaagaggtttatactgttatacgaAAATGCCACTTGGATTGAAAAATGTGggtgcgacatatcaaagaatggtggaaaaagtatttgaaaagtggatacataaaacattagaagtctaTGTCGATGACATGTTAGTTAAGAGTAAAGAGGCGAAGGATCATGTTGATGATTTGCAAGAAATCTTTGTGCAGATGCGAAAATTCAATATCAAGGTGAATCCAGAAAAATAAGTCTTCAGTGTATCATCAAGGAAATTCTTGGGTTACATAGTgtccaagaagggaatagaagttgatccagaaaaagtacaAGAAGTTAGAGATATGCCTCCCCCTACAACAGTGAAAGATGTTCAAAAGCTAAATGGATTGATAGCCTCGTTGGGAAGGTTTATCTCAAGATCTTCGGATAAGTGTAAACATTTTTTTAACATATTAAAGAAGGGGACCAAATTTGAGTGGACGGATGAATGTGATAAAGCATTGCAGAGCATAAAGAAGTATTTGGTGAATTTATCCATTATGTAAAAGGCCAAGCCGAGAGAAGAATTGCTACTCTATTTAGCATTAacatcgcatgcattaagtgcagtaTTGTTACGCTCGGATGAAGGGATAGAAAAACCAATATATATATTACATAAGTAAAACATACAACTCAGTagagaaaaattattcaaaaattgaaAAGCTAATTCTCGCATTGGTGTATGCATCATTCGAGCTTCGCATTTACTTTCAAGCTCATAAGATTAAGGTATTAACAAAGGTACCAATTGATCCAacaatgaagaactcaaaaagatcagGGAGAGTTGAAAGGTGGAATGCAAAATTAGGAAATTAtgaaattggttttgagattttatcttcaccaaaatctcaAGTTATCGCAGAGTTCCTCGCAGAATTTccgttagaagaagatgaatatgtagaagaaatgatggatgtggaTGAAGACCACGGGAATCCTAAAGACTTATTAACTGATCGAAATTCAAACAGATGGGAAATATTAGTTGATGGGTCATCCAATGGAGAAGGGAATGGTATCggtattgtattcatttcaccaacaGGAGCGAGAATGGCTTTCTCATTCAGATTAGATTTCACATCCACAAATAATGAGAATGAGTATGAGGCAGTTGTACATGCGCTAAAGATAGCAATTGAAATGAAGATAGAAGATGTAcgaataactagtgattcacagctagtaATTCTCCAAATAGAAGGTACGTACATAtagtacaaatgaaccatctttgcAAAAATACAAACAgttggttatggatttagcagcgtgaattccaaaaataagttggagacaCATAGGCAGAAAGGACACTAGACTCGCAGATGCATTGGCCTTCATACCCTCCATGTTAATAGATCCAGTTGCAAGggacataaaaatacaaacactcttTCTACCATCGATAGAGAAAGGAGAAGCAACACAAACAGATGTGATGACAATAGAAAATATGGATGAAGAAAGTGTGAGCGAAGAAAAATATTGGAGAAATGTATTCCATTTATATCTAGAGAAGGGAGAAGTACCAAGAAAAAGGTTAGAGGCACACAAATTAAAAAGTCGTGCGACGAATTATGAATTGAGGGAGGGCATTCTCTATAGAAGATCATTCCTTGGACCATCACTCAGGTGTCTTATGGGAAAAGAAGGAATTGAAATTTAAGCATTACATTATGGTGATGCTGGTAATCATAGCGGAGGAAGGTCACTCGCATACAGAGCAAAGATACAAGGCTactattggccatacatgcatgaggaTGCGAAACAAGTCTCCAGAAGATATgaagaatgtcaacgtcatggAAAAAAGATAATGCACCCGGAGGGATGCTAAATTCATCAACAAATgcgtggccctttggaaaatggggaatCGACATTGTTGGACCATTTATACCAGGAATGGGACAAAAGAGATATTTAATTGACAGACTATTTACAAAATGGGGAGAAGTAAAAGCAGTTCAGCACATTCGTGATAAAGACATATTCACATTCATCTTTGAAAATATTATATGCAGATTAggtattcctgcacagttggtatctgataatggaaagCAGTTTGAGggtgagaatatagaaatgttacttaacgcgttcaaaattcaaagcggaaaatctactcctttatatccacaaagtaatggacaagtataagcaacaaataaaacgatCGCAGACAacttgaagaagaaattagaagggcacaacaaaggatggtgcgaacaagtacataatgtagtatgggcTTATAGAACAACAAGGAGAGAAGCAACAGGAATGTCACCTTTCTGTTTAACATATGGGGTAGAGGCAGTGTTACCAACATAAGTTATCATcccaaaaacaaagaaagaagcttgggagaagaatCTAAGTGCAGATCTAATTCTAACAAAACTTGATgacttagaagaagcaagagaggtcgctttgcaacatatggaaaattatcaaaaaagacTAGCTCGAGAATTCAATAAACATGTTAAGATAAGAGAATTCCAACCAGGATAATTGGTGTTGCGAGAAATCCCAATTTACCAGAAAGGGGGAGATGGAAAATTGGAAAAGAAATGGGATGGACCCTATATAATAAAAAGGATAGTTGGAAATTAAGCTTATgagttaatggatccagaagggagaGATATGGGTCGAAGATTAGACCGCCCTTGGAATAGACAatatttgaagaaatattatccataGCAGTTTGCGAATTTCATCGCACGAGTTAACACATGTGCGATGTTAAGCATATGAATCCTTATCTTTGAAAAGGGATATAGTATTTGATTCAATAAACAAGTTTGAAAAGTTGGCCCATATTTAAGAAATTCTTTTTTAAGAaaaaggcaaatgtaagacctcaaaataagaccttaataaaaggcacCAGAAGTGATTTTAATCAGACATACTAGGAATtcgaatgtggcgtgcaacctagttcgcatacatgcaagaggcaaaaaagtaagacctaacgcacgtcatagtcggaaaacctagaaagcatgactcaagggaaagctataccgaccctggaacttgagtcatggagatttggggtgagaaaaaacgaaaatgcccatccgggagaggtaccttaaattttcagtctaagataataatcttagatttagagactaaggtgagaaagtctctcctaaggagtgcagaaactcgatcagggcgccgaggtacacggttgagtcaagagtgcccggggcgtctggagcgtaccttacTAGTCTTGACAAGTCCtcactatgatgcactcggtccgaagataccccacttagggtgcggtctcgcaACCATAAACCTCATCGGTAGTGGGATGTGAGACtacgaaatcaactggttgttgaattaactggatgggaagagccataaccttaacctgctagaggtaagcttccttgaaggggcaaccagggggaagataaggatgacaccctccattagggagctgaattgtgtcaaaagacgtaaatgtcataatactttttactcaagggagtattaagacttatcatatttatgcgataaaaactgaagaggaaataatacaagaaaaagataagatgagatcaatgggtcgatacactacaGTGTAAAGACCACCTGCGATCTCATCGCACATAAAtaaggcaagataagacctttacataggaaggcaagataagacctcatgagaaagaatatatataaaaACTAATGATTTTTTTTGCAGGAAATTCAAAATTCATCAGATCGCACACTTGTTTTATACAAGgaatataataagaggcaagtatgggaattaaaataataaaatattatcttcCTTGTAACAAACAAGTTCAAAGTGTATCAAAACAGAGAAGGGAAATACTGgatgaaaagaaaattaaacatgttcaacaGCTACATCGTGTTCGACTAAAGACTTTTCAGCATCAGTATTGGATCCAGAATTCTCAATTTCGGCATTAGTCTTATCAACATACTTGTCCTTCTCAATTTGATCCTATCCATCCTCTTGATCCTTCTCATCATCGCTCACAAATTCATAATCACTATCCGGTTCAGGGTACTCTTCATCTTCGCCTGCATTAAGAGGAGGAATCTTTACTGCAGGAAGAGAGTTTCTTAGAAGAATTCCATTAACTACAGATTGAGCACTAGCATGAGCCTTGCGAATAGATCCCCTTTCAAGGTTTCTATCATTGATCTCTAAAAAAGATTGTTGATGTGCGAGTCTTCTTCTCGCTCTGTCTCGAGAAGCAGAAAGAGAAAGTTCAAGGTTCGCATGAGATACTTCCAGGTTCAAACGTTCTTTGCGAACTTTAGATAAATCAGATCTCAACTGAGCAATAGTAGATTGATGTGACTTTTCAGAATCTGTGAACAATAATAAACTATCAAAATTGTAAATAAAGCTCGCACTaatgaaattaaaataaatagTTAAACAGTAAGAAGGCAGTTAACTCTAGCTGACTACCTTCGCAGAATTTAGAAAGGAGAAGGATGTTATTCCTCATACTTTCCATAgctttatcaaaatcatcaccaactgAACCATTAAGATGGGAGCGAATCTTCTTTTCATCAGCAgacaaagacttattttttttcttaagagCATCATGAGATTGCTTTAATTGATTATATTGTTCTTGAAGCTGATTCTTCTTCACAGTCAAATTTATTTTACTTTAAATGATTTTTTCATTCTGGGTCTTTAATTCCTTAAGCGATGTCTCATGCTGTACTTCAAGTGAACGAAGAGCTCGCACTCGATCTTCGTTTATTTTCTGAAGAATTGAATATTGGTGCGAAAACATTGCTTTTTTGCTTAAGAAAGAATGCTTATCCCTAGAAAGGGTATGATTTTCTTCTGACGATGTTTCATACATTAGATCGGCATTACGTGACAATTTAGAAAAATGAGATATTTGACTATTTAATACTTCAATTTCTTGAATGAGATGGTTATTTTCATGGGTTACATTATTAATCTGATCAAGTGAATATGAATGTTGATTATTTAGCTGGTTTAACTAAGTCTACAACTTCTCGTTATTCGCTTGAGTATCCTCGGCAAGATATTTAAAAGTATATCTCTCCAAAACTCGCctctggtttaaatcttaataaatgcatGAAGAAATTTAAGGAATGTTGGTAAGCGAATAAATATATCATAGGGTATAATAATCAAAGTAGAAAAAGTCACCTCTAAGTTCTTGGTTTCGGTCGCGAAGGTTTTCAGCCTCAAGATTTGCAACTTAAAGTTCTCCCCTCAATTTCTGGACCTCTTGAAGTTCCATTTTCAACCTATTGACTTCATTCTCCAAGGAAGCATTTTTTTGCGAAAGTTCCAATTGAGAGCAGCTAGATTCAAAACGCCCTTCGGCAAGAATCATTCGACGATGAGAatcctaaagaagaaagaagataaggATAAAAGGCTAAGATATTAAAGTTGAGCCAAAACATGAAAAAGGGGACTTACCAAGACATCTAGAGCAGTATGGAAGTTTGGATCAATTTGAGAATGGATCTCATATCTTCTAGCTCTATCAGAAGGAAATTCGCACAAAAGTTTACTTAAAGCAGAGAAAATGTGAAGTTTACAAGGGTCATTAGTAGAGGATTGAGCAGAGTTGATGATTTCAGACAGAGTTTGGGAAGCAAAATTCACACTATCCAAAGCTTTTTTGCTTAGAGGAAGGGAATTTAATaacagagaagaagatgaagaagaagggatGGATATAGgaggagaaggaataataaaatctGTAGGGAAAGATACATTAACAGAATTTGGTTGAAGATCAGTatggatgaatgaagaagaagtcTGATCCGCACACGATGAATTCGCAGAGGAAATAATAGGAGTATCTTTCATCCCTTGATCAACGACAATTTCCTTTTCACCAGGAAAGATTTCTTCAAAGGTGACAGAAATATTTGCATCAGAAGTTTGAATTGGGGTGATAGAGGCATTAGTATAAGAAGTTTGAATTGTTGCTAAAGGGGTGACGTCTGCGACATCAAAATCAAGAATAGGAAGATTTGACTTTATTACTGTGGGCTTGCGAGCTTTCTTAGCCTTTTGTTTCTTGCCCCCACCCATCTCACAATCAGAAACCTgcgaaaacaaagtaaataagaaatagaggcaacaatattgtttagtgaaaattggatatttcttacttctttgtTGTACGAAGTTTTCCTCTTATGAGATTCTTTATTTGTATCATTTGAAGAAGAATTAGGATTTTGAACGGTTATCCTGAGGGCTCTTAAAGAAGAATTTTTCCTGGAATAGTATGGGAATTAAGTTAATTAAAAAGATAACAGTTACAATCAagaataaaaggataaatcttgaAAGAGGAAAACAAACTTTGCATTTTTATTCATGGCAACAGCAGTAGAAGCAGAAGAACACCAGCAGC
This is a stretch of genomic DNA from Papaver somniferum cultivar HN1 chromosome 1, ASM357369v1, whole genome shotgun sequence. It encodes these proteins:
- the LOC113358860 gene encoding uncharacterized protein LOC113358860, with amino-acid sequence MAAEAIASVVLERLASVALNKLEEHFQLVMGAKNEVKKLTDSFQAIQALLYDAEMKKITNETANAGVSLWLQRFRDAGTDGASTSSNNKKIIRKNNKMGSYFSSCCSCFGKVALRHEIGSKIKELRIELDDIISDRDKLSLNSYLPPAGERLPTSSIIDESDIVATLAQLVFNEDGVKSHFDTVIWVSVSDYFDQTRIAKEIIRGAGVHVPEHLSGWNDDLHKLLCESVKKSRFLLALDDMWTDDDSKWEPFRVAFKNAAQGSRILVITRKKSVADMIGSNYSHLLGILSEKYCWQLLSRLAFRGKNADKVHNEAWINIGKEIANKCKGSAKVLGNHLRVKENIIDWQTVMDNEFIRLQEKAEDGRTNQHVDGTRSYCVSTAGSGGEAVGKEYFNRFIQPRIPCFFYFTWREKSENFEIAPVKTVVDVFAALHPPSLLGKLEIMNYRGSKFSNWIEMLPNLRNLELDHCDCVELPALPSLEHLSMLDMHQLKHIGPEFYGGDGHRAAFPQLNTLRISKAHCLVDLTLKSSRGFDIFPLLHQVDLDDCINLKALPAFGKLPSLEYLNISCLDNVKHIGTEFYGDGGGYAGGVPFPKLRKLVINGAPMLEEWDVFATAGAGPEGVDVMPCLGELELRNCGLKALPALGKLGLLKELYIRDVDNLKHIGSEFYGDAHAKRVAFPGLETLEICGADSLEEWAFGAEECADQITNIMPRLRKIEIRRCGALKKLPALGKLQSLETINTRQMHSLKEIGNEFYGLRTDVVTTSEAVFPKLYKLHLLEMQSLQWWEPGSTEGIMPCLRKLKMTECSNLKSLPQHLSNTLVSLSWNGSNSKIPPRLGQLKALQDLHIRRCSWEYVPTEIKDMHNLRTLDIENCRDLEASCTGDGWKIVSSTTLVDYVCLFQIHLYVDL